In Scyliorhinus canicula chromosome 8, sScyCan1.1, whole genome shotgun sequence, one DNA window encodes the following:
- the LOC119970372 gene encoding probable gluconokinase isoform X1, with product MILILMGVSGCGKTAVGSCLASKLGWKFYDADDYHPKENKEKMAKGIPLDDEDRLPWLCTLQEIVMREKSFGANMILACSSLKRMYRRILTCEQRTVNTDSEQNQEQPQLGSNKDILFVFLHGSIELITKRLESRKGHYMSPSLLQSQFDTLEAPEGTENFIDISIEKSIPEMVAEIGKNLG from the exons ATGATCCTCATCCTGATGGGGGTCAGCGGCTGTGGAAA GACTGCTGTGGGTTCATGTCTTGCAAGTAAG TTGGGATGGAAGTTCTATGATGCCGATGACTACCAtccaaaagaaaacaaagaaaaaatggCTAAAGGAATACCGCTAGATGATGAG GACAGACTCCCCTGGTTGTGCACCTTGCAAGAAATAGTAATGAG GGAAAAATCATTTGGAGCAAATATGATCCTGGCGTGCTCTTCTCTGAAGAGAATGTATCGAAGAATCCTGACTTGTGAGCAGAGGACTGTCAACACAGATTCAGAACAGAATCAGGAACAACCACAACTTGGCAGCAACAAGGATATCTTGTTTGTGTTTCTTCATGGCTCCATAGAATTGATTACCAAGAGGTTAGAGAGTAGAAAAGGACATTACATGTCACCTTCTTTATTACAGTCTCAATTTGACACTCTGGAAGCACCAGAGGGGACTGAGAATTTCATTGATATTAGTATTGAGAAAAGCATTCCAGAGATGGTGGCTGAGATTGGGAAAAATCTGGGTTAG
- the LOC119970372 gene encoding probable gluconokinase isoform X2, whose amino-acid sequence MAKGIPLDDEDRLPWLCTLQEIVMREKSFGANMILACSSLKRMYRRILTCEQRTVNTDSEQNQEQPQLGSNKDILFVFLHGSIELITKRLESRKGHYMSPSLLQSQFDTLEAPEGTENFIDISIEKSIPEMVAEIGKNLG is encoded by the exons atggCTAAAGGAATACCGCTAGATGATGAG GACAGACTCCCCTGGTTGTGCACCTTGCAAGAAATAGTAATGAG GGAAAAATCATTTGGAGCAAATATGATCCTGGCGTGCTCTTCTCTGAAGAGAATGTATCGAAGAATCCTGACTTGTGAGCAGAGGACTGTCAACACAGATTCAGAACAGAATCAGGAACAACCACAACTTGGCAGCAACAAGGATATCTTGTTTGTGTTTCTTCATGGCTCCATAGAATTGATTACCAAGAGGTTAGAGAGTAGAAAAGGACATTACATGTCACCTTCTTTATTACAGTCTCAATTTGACACTCTGGAAGCACCAGAGGGGACTGAGAATTTCATTGATATTAGTATTGAGAAAAGCATTCCAGAGATGGTGGCTGAGATTGGGAAAAATCTGGGTTAG